Within Desulfobacter sp., the genomic segment CGGTCCAGCCCCCTGTACCGGTATCCGTCCCAGGAATCGTGGTCAAAAAGCCGACCCGCCGGGGTCAGGCCGTACAGGGCATCCGCCGCCATGAGAACGACGGCATTGGTCCATGAAATTTTTTCTTCGGGCCAGATGACCATATCCGGAAAGGTATACCCGCACCAGAATGTATTGTCCTCAAATACCCGGTTCTGTATCCAGGAAAAGACAATGCCGGCCTTCTGTTTCCTCCCCATGCCGTGGAGGGCCAGGACCAGCTCGCAGGTTTCGGCAATGGTGACCCAGGGCTGGTCCGATACGCACCGGCATCCCTGGTCCTCGATCATATACTTGTTCCAGTACTTATCGATGCGGGCCTCGGCTTTTTCACCCCGCAGGGCCCCGGAAAGAATGGGGTAAAACCAGTACATGGAAAACCTGGATTTGGAGACATTATAGGTGTGGATATTTTCCTGCAGCGACACTTCCAGCCGGTTCAGGCCATCGGACCACAATGTTTTTTGTTTTCCCAGAAGGCCGGCAACGGCCAGGGCGCATTTCAGACTCATGAAAATGGATGAGGAACCTGCCAGCAGGGACATGGGATCGGTTTTCCCCTCCGGGCTTTTGGCCCAGTATATTTCCCCGGACCGGGCCTGGAGGCTTAGGGCGAATTCGACCCCTGCCGCCATGGCCGGCCAGTACCGCTCAAGAAGAATCTTATCCCGGGTGATGAGATACTGATGAAAAATCCCCACCGCCATATAGCAGGCCATGTGGGTTTCAGTGGTCCGGTCTTCCGGAACGCCGTCCATATATGAGGAAAACCAGGAGCCGTCGGAGTTTTGTTTTTCCACCATCCAGTCCAGGGCGGCCAGGGCCTGTTCATGGTACCCTGAGATATTCAGCCCCATGACGGATTCCACAAGATCCCAGGGGTCGGTTTTTCCGTTGGCATGCCAGGGGATATCTCCGTTATCCCGCTGAAGCCCTGCAATGGACCGTGCGACTGAGTCAATGTTCAGAGGTGAATCAGGATGTAGCTTTGCATGTATACGGGGCATATCCATCTCTCAAATTTGTAATGACCTTTAAAAATGCAGGTTCAACCTATCAAACCCGTTTTATTTTTACAAGCAGCATACAGATTAATTCATGAATGGTAATTCACCAAGTCTTTTTTCAGACCCCATTAATAAAGCGAACAGGTGTCCGGCGATAAAATTCATCACAAGCGTTTGAAATTGATTAATATTTTCACGCACACCCCAAAGGGCAAATAAAAATTATTTTCCTTGACAATCCAAAACCATTCGGATAAATGGGAATGAATGGTCATTCATAAAAGTTGAATATATACCCGAACTTTAGGAGGAAATCATGGTAAGAAAGATCAGAAAGGCTGCAGTCATCGGGTCCGGAATCATGGGAGGCGGAATTGCTGCCCTTCTCGCCGGCGCCGGTGTTGATGTGCTGCTCCTGGACATCGTTCCTTTTGACTTGAAAGACGAAGAAAAAAATGATCCCGCTGCCAGGAACCGCATTGTTCAAGCCGGTATGGATGCAGCCCTTGCATCAAAACCCTCTTTATTCTTCAACAAAAAGGATGCAGCCCGCATCTCTCTGGGCAACCTGGACGACGACATTGAAAAACTGGCCGACTGCGACTGGATCGTGGAAGTAGTCGTCGAAAACCTGAAGATCAAAAGAGACCTTTTTGAAAAGGTTGCCAAGATCAAAAAAGAAGGTGCCATCGTCACCACCAACACTTCGGGTATTCCCCTTAAAGACATCAGCGAAGGCTTTTCCCAGGAATTCAAAGAGCACTTCATGGGCACCCATTTCTTCAACCCCGTCCGCTACATGCACCTGCTGGAGCTGATCCCCGGCGCAGAAACCAAACCCGAAATCCTGGACTTCATCGCCACCTTCGGTGAAAGAAACCTGGGCAAGGGCATTGTCTGGGCCAAGGACACCCCCAACTTTGTGGGCAACAGAATCGGCATCCAGGGCATCGGCGCCGCCATCCAGTTCATGGTTGAAGACGGACTCACCGTTCCTGAAGTGGACGCCCTGTTCGGACCGGCCCTGGGCCGCCCCAAAACAGCCATCTTCAAAACCACCGACCTGGTCGGGCTGGACACCATGGCCCATGTGGCCAAAAACTCCTATGATCTTTGCGAGGACGACGAGCAGAGAGAGACCATGAACCTGCCGGAATTCATCGGCAAAATGGTTGAAAAGAACATGCTGGGCAACAAGACCCAGGGCGGTTTCTACAAAACAGAACTGACGCCGGAATGGAAAAAGCTCAGAAAGGTCCTCAACGTAGAGACCCTGGAATACGAAGATCTGGAAAGACCCACCTTCCCCTGCCTGGATGAAGCCAAGAAAAAAGGGACCCTGGTTGAAAAAATGGCCTGCGTCCTCAAGGGCGACGACAAAGGCGCCAAGTTTGCCTGGAGATGCATGGCCAACGCCTTCCAGTACGCCGCCAACCGCGTACCTGAAATTGCAGACACCATCGTTGAAATCGACAACTCCATGAAATGGGGCTACAACTTTGAAATGGGTCCCTTTGAAGCCTGGGACGCTTACGGCGTTGCGGAAGCCGTTGAAAGAATGAAGGTCGAAGGCCTGGAAGTTCCCGCCAATGTAATGGCCATGCTGGAAAAGGGCGCCACCTCCTTCTACAAACTTGAAAACGGTATCCGTTACTACTTTGACTTTGCAGCAGGGGATTACAAAGCGGTTCCCGTTTCCAAATCAATGGTCTCCATTGCTGCTGCCAAGGGCAACAACAAGACCGTCCTTGAAAATGCCTCCGCTTCCCTTGTGGACATCGGAGACGATGTCTTCTGTGTTGAATTCCATACCAAGATGAACGCCATCAACGCGGAGATCGTTGATACCATAGGCGAAGCCCTTGAGTATGTAGATAAAAACGGCTGCGGCCTTGTCATCGGCAACGAAGCCGGCGGCATGCCCGGAGCCTTCTCTGCCGGTGCCGACCTGGGCTATGTCTCCAAGCTCTGCCACGATAAGAAGTATGCTGAAATCGACGCCTTTCTGAAAAAAGCCCAGGACGGCATCCAGGCAACCAAATATGCAGCCTTCCCCGTTGTTGCAGCCCCCTACGGCATGGTATTGGGCGGCGGCTGTGAAACCTGTCTGGGTGCGGACCGCATCGTGGCCCACACCGAGCTTTACATGGGCCTGGTTGAAATCGGCGTCGGCCTCCTGCCCGCCGGCGGCGGCACCATGAACCTGTGGAAAAAACATGTGGATGCCCTTCCCGGCAAGGTGGCAAAAGACACCGATCTGGCCAAGATTTTCATCCCGGCCTTCATGAAAATAGGCATGGCCGCCGTTTCCATGTCTGCTGCCCAGGCCCAGGGCAATGGGTACCTCGGCCTTGCCGACCGCATCGTCATGAACCGCGACAACCTCATCGGCGAAGCCAAGAAAGAAGTTTTGAAAATGGTGGACGACGGATATGTTCCCCCCATGAAAAAGCCGCTTCGTGTCATCGGCAACGCCGGCCAGGGCATGGTTAACGCAGAATTGTTCAACATGCTCAACGGCAACTTCATGAGTGAGCACGATGCCTTCCTGGCCAAACGGATCGCATTTGTCATGAGCGGCGGTGATGTAAGAACCGGTTCCGAAGTGGATGAAGACACCATTCTGAAGCTGGAACGTGAAGCCTTTGTCGATTTCTGTAAGGAAGAAAAGACCATTGCCAGAATCGACCACATGCTGAAAACCGGCAAACCGCTTAGAAACTAGGCCGCCCAGAAACTAAGGAGGAGATTCAAATGAGAGACGCATATATTGTACAATCCGTAAGGACCCCGGGCTGCAAGCAGAAAAGAGGTCAGTTCAAAGAGACCCGGCCCGAAGAACTGGCATCCTTCATCATGAAGGAAGCCGTGGATAGAACCCCCAACCTCAACGCCGAGGATCTGGACGACGTCATGCTGGGCTGCGCCTTCCCCGAAGCGGAGCAGGGCCTGAACCTGGGCCGGGTGGCTGCCAAGATGGCCGGCTTTCCCGACAAGGTTTCCGGCGCCACCGTAAACCGTTTCTGTGCCTCAGGCCTTGAAGCCATCGCCCTTGCTTCCATGCGGGTATCTGCAGGCTGGTCCGAGGTCTGCATGGGTGCGGGCTGCGAATCCATGACCTTCGTGCCCATGGGCGGCAATGTGCCCCGCCCCCATCCCGAATACTCCAGAACCAACCCTGAAATGTATATTTCCATGGGCATCACTGCAGAAAACGTGGCCAACCGCTACAACGTCTCCCGGGAAGAGCAGGACAAGTTTGCTGCGGCCTCCCAGGCCAAGGCAGCTGCGGCCAGGGATAACGGCAAATTCACCGAAATCATCCCCACCCCTGCCTACAAATATGTAAAGCAGGAAGACGGCACCTACAAAAAAGAAAGCTTTATTGTAGAGCATGACGACGGCATCCGGCTTTCCACCCCGGAAGGACTGGGCAAGCTGAGAACCGTATTTGCCGCAGCCGGATCCGTAACCGCAGGCAACTCTTCCCAGACCACCGACGGCGCGGCCGCCACCATCATCGCCTCCAAGGAAAAATGCGAAGAACTCGGCCTCACCCCCATCGGGCGCCTGGTGACCTATGCCACCGTGGGCTGCAAGTCAGACGAAATGGGCGTGGGCCCCAAATATGCCATCCCCGTTGCCCTGAAGCAGGCCGGCCTGACCATCGACGACATTGATATCTATGAAATCAATGAAGCCTTTGCCTCCCAGGCCCTTCACTGCATTAAGGAACTGGATCTGGAAAAATACATGGATAAAATCAATATTCACGGCGGAGCTATTGCACTGGGTCATCCCCTGGGCTGCACCGGTGCTAAACTCACAGCGACCTGTCTTGCCAACCTCAAAGAGGTGAACGGTAAATATGGAGTGGTTTCCATGTGTATCGGCGGCGGCATGGGTGCTGCGGCTGTATTCGAAAGAATGTAGCTGATATTACCTCCTTGTTCGTTTAAAAGGAACGGCCCGATCTCCTTTCCCCGGGAGAACGGGCCGTCTCCTTTTTTTGCAAGGCCCAAAGGGCAGAAGGCATAAAAAAAGAGAAGGGCGGAAGCAAGATCCCGCCCTTCTCTTTTTTGTTTTATCTTTGGTGTGGAACCGGGGCTCTGGACTACTTCAGGGCGCCCATGGTGTCGAACCGGGTCGCCGTGCCCAGGATATCCGACGGCACCCGGATGCCCAGCTGCTTGGCCCGGGCCAGGTTGATGCAGATTTCGCCCCGGCGGGGGGATGTGATGGGAAAGTCTGCCGGTGGCTGGCCATCGGCAATGAAAGCGGCAAGGCTGCCGGCCTGGTATCCCTGCTGGAAACCGGAAATGGCCTCGGAGAACAACAGCCCCCCCTCCACGGCAAAGCGGAAAAAGCCCACATCCGGAAGGTGGTTGTTTTCAATGGTCCATTTCAGAACCTCATTGGCAGGTATTTTACCGCCCTTTATATTCTTAACCACATGGTAGGAGGCCACCACCAATAAATCGGCCTTATCCTGCATGTCGGTGACAAAGGCTTTCCACTCGTCAAAATTGGCGGCGGCTTTAATACCGCTAAGGGTCATGCCGGTTTCAGGCACCTGGGCGCGTATACGCTGGAGAATGGGCAGGGCCGTGGGGCCGTCATCACTGACAACGGCAATGCTGGAGATCCCCGGCACAATCCGTTTCAATAGCCTGAGCGACCCGATGAACCGCTCCCGTTCAAGGCTGCCGGTGACATTGTGTCCCGGCTCATCCAGGCTGTCTACAACTCCGTAGGTGGTGGGGTCGGCACTCACCCCTGCGAAGACCACCGGCCAGGGGGTATCTTTGAGTTGACGGGTAACATACTCCTGGGCATTGTCGTCGCAGGCAATAATGACATCAGGGCCGTAGCTCTTGACCAGGGCCAGGGCTTCCCTGGCCTTCTCCTGCTTCCATGAGACTTCAGGATGGTTTTTGGTGTCCATATAGAAGGCCTTCACCTCGAGGTTGTCCCCGACAATAAACCGCTCTTCTTCCAGGGCCTCAAAAATGCCCTGGTTGACCACCTCTGACCAGATAAAATCCTCGTGGTAGCTGTGGATAATGAGAATCCGTTTTACACTTGCGCACCAGGCCGGGGATGCCAGCAGGCAAAGGCCCAGGCAGATGCACAGGGTTAAATAACAACGATGGGTTTTCATTTAATCATTCCTTGGACAGCCGGGCGGCCTCGCCGGCC encodes:
- a CDS encoding 3-hydroxyacyl-CoA dehydrogenase/enoyl-CoA hydratase family protein — translated: MVRKIRKAAVIGSGIMGGGIAALLAGAGVDVLLLDIVPFDLKDEEKNDPAARNRIVQAGMDAALASKPSLFFNKKDAARISLGNLDDDIEKLADCDWIVEVVVENLKIKRDLFEKVAKIKKEGAIVTTNTSGIPLKDISEGFSQEFKEHFMGTHFFNPVRYMHLLELIPGAETKPEILDFIATFGERNLGKGIVWAKDTPNFVGNRIGIQGIGAAIQFMVEDGLTVPEVDALFGPALGRPKTAIFKTTDLVGLDTMAHVAKNSYDLCEDDEQRETMNLPEFIGKMVEKNMLGNKTQGGFYKTELTPEWKKLRKVLNVETLEYEDLERPTFPCLDEAKKKGTLVEKMACVLKGDDKGAKFAWRCMANAFQYAANRVPEIADTIVEIDNSMKWGYNFEMGPFEAWDAYGVAEAVERMKVEGLEVPANVMAMLEKGATSFYKLENGIRYYFDFAAGDYKAVPVSKSMVSIAAAKGNNKTVLENASASLVDIGDDVFCVEFHTKMNAINAEIVDTIGEALEYVDKNGCGLVIGNEAGGMPGAFSAGADLGYVSKLCHDKKYAEIDAFLKKAQDGIQATKYAAFPVVAAPYGMVLGGGCETCLGADRIVAHTELYMGLVEIGVGLLPAGGGTMNLWKKHVDALPGKVAKDTDLAKIFIPAFMKIGMAAVSMSAAQAQGNGYLGLADRIVMNRDNLIGEAKKEVLKMVDDGYVPPMKKPLRVIGNAGQGMVNAELFNMLNGNFMSEHDAFLAKRIAFVMSGGDVRTGSEVDEDTILKLEREAFVDFCKEEKTIARIDHMLKTGKPLRN
- a CDS encoding phenyltransferase domain-containing protein, giving the protein MPRIHAKLHPDSPLNIDSVARSIAGLQRDNGDIPWHANGKTDPWDLVESVMGLNISGYHEQALAALDWMVEKQNSDGSWFSSYMDGVPEDRTTETHMACYMAVGIFHQYLITRDKILLERYWPAMAAGVEFALSLQARSGEIYWAKSPEGKTDPMSLLAGSSSIFMSLKCALAVAGLLGKQKTLWSDGLNRLEVSLQENIHTYNVSKSRFSMYWFYPILSGALRGEKAEARIDKYWNKYMIEDQGCRCVSDQPWVTIAETCELVLALHGMGRKQKAGIVFSWIQNRVFEDNTFWCGYTFPDMVIWPEEKISWTNAVVLMAADALYGLTPAGRLFDHDSWDGYRYRGLDRD
- a CDS encoding thiolase family protein; this encodes MRDAYIVQSVRTPGCKQKRGQFKETRPEELASFIMKEAVDRTPNLNAEDLDDVMLGCAFPEAEQGLNLGRVAAKMAGFPDKVSGATVNRFCASGLEAIALASMRVSAGWSEVCMGAGCESMTFVPMGGNVPRPHPEYSRTNPEMYISMGITAENVANRYNVSREEQDKFAAASQAKAAAARDNGKFTEIIPTPAYKYVKQEDGTYKKESFIVEHDDGIRLSTPEGLGKLRTVFAAAGSVTAGNSSQTTDGAAATIIASKEKCEELGLTPIGRLVTYATVGCKSDEMGVGPKYAIPVALKQAGLTIDDIDIYEINEAFASQALHCIKELDLEKYMDKINIHGGAIALGHPLGCTGAKLTATCLANLKEVNGKYGVVSMCIGGGMGAAAVFERM